Proteins co-encoded in one Setaria viridis chromosome 9, Setaria_viridis_v4.0, whole genome shotgun sequence genomic window:
- the LOC117835639 gene encoding uncharacterized protein: MKSTAYSRWASFFKSMCGKFSLKSHIDGTVAPHPQDLDWDQADCYVRSSFFSSVDDSVLDLAMTDDNQTSQDLWLSIKGLFRANKQSWAIFLSHDFHSKTQGDSSIAEYCSRMKTLTDALRDVGHPIQDSQLVLNLLRGLNPRFSNTANDIANSIAGFTSFAQAWDMLAMKELRLANEEKISNSTVLLAGNSLSSPSSGCASGCRSPSGFVQTGGGGSNSSSGRGSCSGGKKK, translated from the coding sequence ATGAAGTCAACCGCCTACTCCAGATGggcgtccttcttcaagtccatgtgcggtAAGTTCagcctcaagtcgcacatcgatGGCACGGTGGCGCCCCATCCCCAAGACCTTGactgggatcaagcggattgctATGTCCGCTCCTCATTCTTCAGCTCCGTCGATGACTCCGTCCTCGACCTCGCCATGACCGACGACAATCAAACCTCCCAGGATCTTTGGCTCTCCATCAAGGGCCTCTTTCGCGCCAACAAGCAGTCCTGggcgatcttcctcagccaTGACTTCCACTCCAAGACACAAGGCGACTCCTCCATCGCTGAGTATTGTAGTCGCATGAAGACCCTCACTGACGCCCTTCGCGACGTCGGCCATCCCATTCAGGACTCCCAGCTTGTCTTgaacctcctccgcggcctcaacCCACGCTTCTCCAACACCGCCAACGACATCGCCAACTCCATCGCCGGCTTCACATCCTTCGCCCAGGCATGGGACATGCTCGCCATGAAGGAACTTCGCCTCGCCAATgaggagaagatctccaactccaccgtcCTCCTCGCCGGGAACTCTTTGTCATCTCCATCCTCCGGCTGTGCGAGCGGGTGTCGCTCGCCATCTGGTTTTGTCcagactggcggcggcggtagtaACAGTAGCAGCGGCCGTGGCAGCTGCAGCGGTGGCAAGAAGAAGTAG